A stretch of the Aricia agestis chromosome 15, ilAriAges1.1, whole genome shotgun sequence genome encodes the following:
- the LOC121734424 gene encoding uncharacterized protein LOC121734424 — MSESDGDKNVTRRAQRAPEARDHTIRDGSDTTSSSNFKIKVPPFSPDDPELWFAMIEGQFDVQKITDDHIKFTNVVTNLDIQYAKSVKDVIVAPPSTDRYEKIKQELIKRLSASHEKKVKQLLIHEELGDRKPSQFLRHLQDLGGHSVSDNLLKSIWTNRLPHNIQTVLVSRDSDNLEQLADLADRIQELASPYTVAAMSTGTSQSSSSNEIAELKKMVKELTLKLESHTRASCCTTSRSRPRERNRSSSRQRQRSSSNYNKHPLCWYHAKFGKKAHRCIKPCDFVADKVGNAFGSQ; from the coding sequence ATGAGTGAAAGTGATGGTGACAAAAATGTGACGCGCCGGGCGCAACGTGCTCCGGAGGCGCGCGATCACACGATACGTGACGGATCCGACACGACATCGTCGtcgaactttaaaattaaagttcCACCATTTTCTCCCGATGACCCGGAGCTGTGGTTCGCGATGATCGAAGGTCAGTTCGACGTACAAAAAATAACGGACGACCACATAAAATTCACGAATGTTGTCACAAATTTAGACATTCAGTACGCTAAGTCGGTTAAAGATGTAATCGTAGCACCTCCTTCAACGGACCGCtacgaaaaaataaaacaagaattGATTAAAAGACTTTCTGCGTCCCACGAAAAGAAAGTAAAACAGCTGTTGATTCACGAGGAGCTTGGCGACCGGAAACCGTCCCAATTCTTACGCCATCTACAGGACCTTGGTGGACATTCCGTGTCAGATAATTTATTGAAGTCTATATGGACTAATCGGCTTCCTCACAATATCCAGACCGTTCTCGTATCTCGGGACTCCGATAATTTAGAGCAATTGGCAGATCTGGCAGACCGTATCCAGGAGTTGGCGTCACCGTATACTGTTGCTGCTATGTCGACCGGTACTTCGCAGTCTAGTAGCAGTAACGAGATTGCAGAGCTGAAGAAGATGGTCAAGGAGCTCACACTCAAACTTGAGTCCCATACCAGAGCCTCATGCTGTACTACCTCGCGCTCCAGACCGCGCGAGCGTAACCGTTCCAGTTCACGACAACGACAGCGTTCTTCTTCTAACTACAATAAGCATCCGTTATGCTGGTACCATGCCAAATTTGGGAAGAAGGCTCACAGATGCATTAAGCCGTGTGACTTTGTTGCTGATAAGGTGGGAAACGCCTTCGGCAGTCAGTGA